The following proteins come from a genomic window of Winogradskyella sp. PC-19:
- a CDS encoding ABC-F family ATP-binding cassette domain-containing protein, whose amino-acid sequence MNYLNVENISKSYGELELFSNISFSIHKDQKIAFVAKNGSGKSSILNILSGKDTPDSGQVVVRKGLRLAFLDQEPNLDGNLTIEETIFASDLPILKVIETYEKALQNPEDTEAYQDAFEAMDRHNAWEFETQFQQILSQLKLDDLKAKISMLSGGQKKRLSLAQALISKPDILILDEPTNHLDLEMIEWLEDYFAKTQQTLFMVTHDRYFLERVCNEIVELDHGKMYTYKGNYSYYLEKKEERIANEQTEVGKAKQLFKKELDWMRRQPKARTTKSKSRIEDFFEIKSKAHQRRKDQTIELEINMERLGSKIVEMHNVSKSFKDKVILNGFDYNFKKGERIGIIGKNGTGKSTFLNMLTQSMQPDGGKIVIGETVKFGYYTQGGIKAKPNQKVIDVVRDYGDYIPLAKGRQISAQQLLERFLFDRKKQYDFVEKLSGGEQKRLYLCTVLIQNPNFLILDEPTNDLDIVTLNVLESFLMDFPGCLLVVSHDRYFMDKIVDHLFVFQGEGVVDDFPGNYSDYRAYESSQPKQETKVEKAESITVVKQNQTNKLSYNEQKEYKNLESKIRSLELDKKTKEAEFLNPDLSQEKIAKLSEELQVIIDTIEEKEIRWFELAEKFES is encoded by the coding sequence TTGAATTATCTTAACGTTGAAAATATATCAAAATCTTATGGCGAGCTAGAATTGTTTAGTAACATTTCATTTAGTATCCATAAAGACCAAAAGATTGCTTTTGTTGCCAAAAATGGTAGTGGAAAATCATCAATCTTGAATATTTTATCCGGAAAGGACACACCTGATTCTGGACAAGTTGTAGTACGTAAAGGTTTACGGTTAGCTTTCTTAGACCAAGAACCCAATCTCGATGGAAATCTTACTATCGAAGAAACTATTTTTGCAAGTGATTTACCAATACTTAAGGTTATAGAAACTTATGAGAAAGCACTTCAAAATCCTGAAGATACAGAAGCTTATCAAGATGCTTTTGAAGCCATGGACAGACATAATGCCTGGGAATTTGAGACGCAGTTTCAACAAATATTGTCTCAATTAAAGTTAGATGATTTAAAGGCTAAAATTAGTATGCTTTCTGGTGGACAAAAAAAGCGATTATCATTAGCACAAGCACTAATTAGTAAACCTGATATTTTAATATTAGACGAGCCTACAAACCATCTTGATTTAGAAATGATAGAATGGTTAGAGGATTACTTTGCTAAAACACAGCAGACCTTATTTATGGTAACACACGACCGTTATTTTTTAGAACGTGTCTGTAACGAAATCGTTGAACTAGACCATGGTAAAATGTATACCTACAAAGGCAATTACTCTTATTACTTAGAAAAAAAAGAAGAACGCATTGCTAACGAGCAAACCGAAGTCGGTAAAGCCAAACAGTTATTTAAGAAAGAATTAGATTGGATGCGTCGCCAACCTAAAGCCAGAACTACAAAATCTAAAAGTCGTATTGAAGATTTTTTTGAAATAAAATCAAAAGCGCATCAGAGACGAAAAGACCAAACCATTGAGCTCGAAATCAATATGGAACGTTTGGGCAGCAAAATTGTAGAAATGCATAATGTATCAAAATCATTTAAAGACAAAGTGATTTTGAATGGTTTTGATTACAACTTCAAAAAAGGAGAACGTATTGGTATTATCGGAAAAAATGGTACCGGAAAATCTACTTTTCTGAATATGCTAACACAATCCATGCAACCAGATGGTGGAAAAATTGTAATTGGAGAAACTGTAAAATTTGGTTATTACACTCAAGGTGGCATCAAAGCAAAACCAAATCAAAAAGTGATTGATGTCGTTAGGGATTATGGAGATTACATTCCTTTAGCCAAAGGACGACAAATTAGTGCTCAACAATTATTAGAACGTTTTTTATTCGACCGAAAAAAGCAATACGATTTTGTTGAAAAATTAAGTGGTGGCGAACAAAAACGTTTATACCTGTGTACCGTTTTAATTCAGAATCCAAACTTTCTGATTCTTGATGAGCCGACAAATGACTTAGATATTGTAACGTTGAATGTATTAGAAAGTTTTCTGATGGATTTCCCTGGTTGCTTACTTGTTGTATCTCACGACCGATATTTTATGGATAAAATTGTAGATCATTTGTTTGTTTTTCAAGGTGAAGGCGTTGTCGATGATTTCCCAGGTAACTATTCTGATTATCGTGCTTATGAAAGCAGCCAGCCAAAACAAGAGACTAAAGTTGAGAAAGCAGAAAGTATTACAGTCGTAAAGCAAAATCAGACCAATAAACTATCTTACAACGAGCAGAAGGAATATAAAAACTTAGAATCAAAAATACGCTCATTAGAATTGGATAAAAAAACTAAAGAAGCTGAGTTTTTAAATCCTGATTTATCCCAAGAAAAAATCGCTAAACTTTCTGAAGAATTACAAGTTATAATAGACACTATTGAAGAAAAAGAAATACGTTGGTTTGAATTAGCTGAGAAGTTTGAGAGTTAA
- a CDS encoding GumC family protein yields MAGFEDDFGSEDLVSKLNFDFRGFLFKILKNWFFILISIGIGICIAYYFNVRKQNIYRLNALVSVETEQNPFFTSNTSISFNWGGVTGKTDKVMTTLATRRHNELVVDSLQFYKQYLQQGEYHLLDIYKNSPFEVNIDKKQFQMLGKPIEIKSIDDYNFELVYNFQELTSVKGQRFSDRIVKTIKVSPGVFKQKFAYGETVSLPFFNGVVTKREGRNADTSKQYFINFLNFDALVSGFQNSVKVSFFKGSSTVLTLAQSGYNKSKIVDYLNATVEILRDTELRTKNLYATNTIAFIDSTLGNVSNTINDVNKELNKFRSSNKVFNVPDDISNTSEQLKQYEADRQFERTKINYLNNLENYLQTKTDLSKIAAPSSVGIDESGLLNSISKLNALATQRQNQEKTAREGSILIRRLDAQIDTEKAIAFELISAARRGINLQLSSLNGMIGDLRGKLKKLPQEQQDFLKIQRKLDISQEAYNVYQAKKSEAEIVKAANISDITMIDPAKDVGNGPIGPKKSLNYATAFMFGFILPVLVILLIFILDRNIHSVDDVEQLSNIPIIGLVGKYAYKNNLVAFEKSKSAVAESFRAIRSSLRFVYGDNKKSLAKTMLFTSSVSGEGKTFSSINIATVFGLSGKKTVLVGLDLRKPKIFEDFEVKNDKGAVNYLINDSDLDDITHKTHIPNLDLILSGPIPPNPSELLIGERMDTFIGELKEKYDIVVLDTPPLGLVTDALELTQYVDATIFVVRLNYTKKGMLALVNSKVKKGELKNVNFLLNFYRHKTGSAYGYGNGYGYGYGYGSYGDAYHEKENKRWSKRIKRFFRGK; encoded by the coding sequence ATGGCAGGTTTTGAAGATGATTTTGGTTCTGAAGATTTAGTAAGTAAATTAAATTTTGATTTTAGGGGATTCTTATTTAAAATTTTAAAGAATTGGTTTTTTATTCTTATTTCAATTGGTATTGGAATCTGTATTGCCTACTATTTTAATGTAAGAAAGCAGAATATTTATAGATTGAACGCTTTAGTATCTGTAGAAACTGAACAAAATCCTTTTTTTACCTCAAACACTAGTATTTCCTTTAATTGGGGAGGAGTTACAGGTAAAACTGATAAGGTAATGACCACACTAGCGACTAGAAGGCATAATGAACTAGTTGTTGACTCACTTCAGTTTTACAAACAATATTTACAGCAAGGAGAATACCACTTGCTTGATATATATAAAAATTCTCCATTTGAGGTTAATATAGATAAGAAGCAATTTCAAATGTTAGGTAAACCAATTGAGATTAAATCTATTGATGATTATAATTTTGAGCTAGTTTATAATTTTCAAGAACTCACCTCAGTCAAAGGACAACGTTTTTCAGACCGAATAGTGAAAACTATTAAAGTATCACCAGGTGTATTCAAACAAAAATTCGCTTACGGTGAAACAGTATCTCTACCATTTTTTAATGGTGTAGTTACAAAAAGAGAAGGTAGAAATGCAGACACTTCTAAGCAATATTTTATTAATTTTTTAAATTTTGATGCATTAGTATCAGGATTTCAAAATAGTGTAAAAGTTAGTTTTTTTAAAGGAAGTTCTACTGTTTTAACCTTGGCTCAGTCTGGTTATAATAAATCTAAAATTGTTGATTATCTCAATGCTACAGTAGAAATTTTACGAGATACAGAATTGCGAACCAAAAATTTATATGCAACAAATACAATAGCTTTTATTGATAGTACTTTAGGTAATGTATCGAATACTATTAATGATGTAAATAAAGAATTGAATAAGTTTAGGTCTTCTAACAAAGTATTTAATGTACCTGATGATATCTCAAATACTTCAGAGCAGCTAAAACAGTATGAGGCTGATAGACAGTTTGAACGAACAAAAATCAACTACTTAAATAATCTTGAGAATTATTTACAGACTAAAACAGACTTATCAAAGATTGCTGCACCATCTTCGGTAGGTATTGACGAGTCTGGTTTGTTAAATAGCATAAGTAAATTGAATGCTTTAGCAACGCAACGTCAAAACCAAGAAAAAACTGCACGAGAAGGTTCAATACTTATACGCCGTTTAGATGCACAAATTGATACGGAAAAAGCCATAGCATTCGAACTCATCAGTGCAGCTAGGCGAGGAATTAACTTACAGTTAAGTTCTCTAAATGGTATGATTGGAGATTTAAGAGGTAAATTAAAAAAGTTACCTCAGGAGCAACAAGATTTTTTAAAAATACAGCGTAAATTAGATATTAGTCAAGAGGCTTATAATGTTTACCAAGCAAAAAAATCTGAAGCCGAAATAGTTAAAGCAGCTAATATATCTGACATTACAATGATTGATCCTGCCAAGGATGTTGGTAATGGTCCGATTGGTCCCAAGAAATCTTTAAATTATGCAACAGCATTTATGTTTGGGTTTATCTTACCTGTTTTAGTTATTCTTTTAATTTTTATTTTGGATCGTAATATTCACTCTGTGGATGATGTCGAGCAATTATCAAACATTCCAATCATTGGACTGGTTGGTAAGTATGCGTACAAAAATAATCTTGTAGCTTTTGAGAAGTCAAAGTCAGCCGTTGCAGAATCTTTTAGAGCTATACGCTCTAGTTTAAGATTTGTTTATGGTGACAATAAAAAGAGCCTTGCCAAAACAATGCTATTTACATCTTCTGTTAGTGGCGAAGGCAAAACGTTCTCATCAATTAATATAGCTACTGTTTTTGGATTGTCAGGCAAAAAAACAGTTTTGGTTGGTTTGGATTTAAGAAAACCAAAAATATTTGAAGATTTTGAGGTTAAGAACGACAAAGGTGCTGTAAATTATTTGATTAATGATAGTGACTTAGATGATATTACACATAAAACCCACATTCCAAATTTAGACTTAATTCTATCTGGCCCAATACCACCAAACCCTTCAGAATTATTAATTGGTGAGCGTATGGATACGTTTATAGGAGAGTTAAAAGAGAAATATGATATTGTTGTTTTAGATACGCCACCATTAGGTTTGGTGACTGATGCATTAGAACTAACTCAGTATGTAGATGCTACTATTTTTGTGGTACGATTAAACTACACAAAAAAAGGTATGTTGGCTTTGGTTAATTCTAAAGTGAAAAAAGGAGAACTAAAAAACGTTAACTTTTTGCTTAATTTTTATCGCCATAAAACAGGAAGTGCCTATGGTTATGGCAATGGCTATGGTTATGGCTATGGTTATGGAAGTTATGGAGATGCTTATCATGAAAAAGAAAATAAGCGTTGGTCAAAACGCATAAAGCGTTTTTTTAGAGGAAAATAA
- a CDS encoding polysaccharide biosynthesis/export family protein yields the protein MIYLQDKGNSNDSIPSLVEQQKPYRVQINDILNIRIKVLNQENATIFNPTGEGVLEASSQERAYFDGFTVDLRGKIKIPQLGDFEVLNMTLEDIEVLVNQRLLEKEFNEFAQIFVTAKLAGLRYTTLGEINSTGSQVIFQERATILEAVANAGDIPIEGNRKSVRILRQYPHGQEIHRLDLTDINVMKSPYYYIQPNDVIIVDPLVQKSLGTGTNGLQTFTAILGVVTVITSTILLIDRL from the coding sequence TTGATTTACCTTCAAGATAAAGGCAATTCTAACGATAGTATACCAAGTTTAGTAGAACAACAAAAACCTTATCGTGTACAGATTAATGATATCTTAAACATTAGAATCAAGGTATTAAATCAAGAAAACGCTACGATTTTTAATCCTACAGGAGAAGGTGTGTTAGAGGCAAGTTCACAGGAACGTGCATATTTTGATGGTTTTACTGTCGATTTGAGAGGTAAAATAAAAATACCGCAATTAGGTGATTTTGAAGTGCTTAATATGACACTTGAAGATATCGAGGTGCTTGTAAATCAACGTCTTTTAGAAAAGGAATTCAATGAGTTTGCACAAATATTTGTCACGGCAAAACTAGCTGGTTTACGTTACACGACTTTAGGAGAAATAAATTCAACGGGATCACAGGTCATATTTCAAGAACGTGCTACTATTTTAGAAGCTGTTGCTAATGCTGGTGATATTCCCATTGAAGGAAATCGTAAATCGGTACGTATACTTAGGCAATATCCACATGGTCAAGAAATACATCGTTTAGATTTAACGGACATTAATGTTATGAAATCGCCTTACTATTACATACAACCAAATGATGTTATTATTGTAGATCCCTTAGTGCAAAAATCATTGGGTACAGGTACAAATGGTTTGCAAACATTTACTGCAATCTTAGGCGTTGTAACAGTTATAACAAGTACAATTTTATTGATAGATAGACTATAG
- a CDS encoding DUF2795 domain-containing protein, protein MYWTLELASHLSDAPWPATKDELIDYAIRTGAPLEVTENLQAIEDEGDSYDSIEEIWPDYPTDEDYLWNEDEY, encoded by the coding sequence ATGTATTGGACACTAGAATTAGCATCGCATTTAAGTGATGCACCATGGCCAGCAACTAAAGATGAGTTAATCGATTATGCGATTAGAACAGGTGCACCTTTAGAGGTTACTGAAAACTTACAAGCTATAGAAGACGAAGGTGATTCTTACGATTCTATAGAAGAAATTTGGCCAGATTATCCAACTGACGAAGATTACCTCTGGAACGAGGACGAATATTAA
- the secA gene encoding preprotein translocase subunit SecA, producing the protein MGLLDSVLKVFVGDKSKQDVKSISPIVNQIKTFEKALEALSHDELRVKTTEFKAKIADARASFNAQIDELNIKAENTEDIDEREDIYQEIDSIKDEIYTVTEDVLNEILPEAFAVVKETAKRFVNNTQIEVTANAFDREISGDNDYVTLDGDNALWANSWDAAGKPITWDMIHYDVQLIGGIAMHQGKIAEMQTGEGKTLVATLPVYLNALAGRGVHLVTVNDYLAKRDSAWMAPLFQFHGLSVDCIDYHRPNSDERRKAYNADITYGTNNEFGFDYLRDNMAHSPDDLVQRPHHYAIVDEVDSVLIDDARTPLIISGPIPKGDEHEFDELKPKVQQIEEVQRKYLVGVLAEAKKLIAAGDTKEGGFQLLRVYRGIPKNKALIKFLSEEGIKQLLQKTENFYMQDNNREMPKVDAELYYVIDEKNNQVELSDKGVEFLSGKDDPNFFVMPEMGTEIAKIENKGLSSEEEAAEKEVLFRDFSVKSERIHTLNQLLKAYALFEKDTQYVVMDNKVMIVDEQTGRIMDGRRYSDGLHQAIEAKENVKIEDATQTFATVTLQNYFRMYRKLSGMTGTAVTEAGELWEIYKLDVVEIPTNRPIARDDREDLVYKTKREKYNAVVDEVTKLSQSGRPVLIGTTSVDISELLGKILAQRKISHNVLNAKQHKREADIVAEAGNAGQVTIATNMAGRGTDIKLSDEVKAAGGLAIVGTERHDSRRVDRQLRGRAGRQGDPGSSQFYVSLEDNLMRLFGSERIAKMMDKMGLKEGEVIQHSMISKSIERAQKKVEENQFGVRKRLLEYDDVMNAQREVVYKRRRHALNGVRLRVDLANMIFDTSEIITEANKEANDYKNFEFELIRYFSMPSPISEAEFNKMGAQEIAGIVYKEAFAHYREKMQRAADLAYPVIENVYNTQRDKYKRVVVPFTDGTKTLQVVTDLEKSYETKGKQLINDFEKNISLAIVDDAWKTHLRKMDELKQSVQLAVHEQKDPLLIYKFEAFELFKVMIDQVNKDVISFLFKGEIPQDTANNLQEAKARKQVKTQEQKEEIQNMDERAAESRSVGEGASRRQQQVVETIVRDQPKIGRNDRVTIKHVMSGEAKTVKYKQAIPLIDKGEWVLVDD; encoded by the coding sequence ATGGGATTACTAGATTCAGTACTTAAGGTATTTGTTGGAGACAAATCCAAACAAGACGTTAAGTCTATATCGCCTATCGTAAATCAAATAAAAACTTTTGAAAAAGCTTTGGAAGCCTTATCTCATGACGAGTTAAGAGTTAAGACTACAGAATTTAAAGCCAAAATAGCCGATGCTCGCGCTTCATTTAACGCACAAATTGATGAGCTTAACATCAAAGCAGAAAATACTGAAGATATTGATGAGCGTGAAGATATCTATCAAGAAATTGATAGTATAAAAGACGAAATCTACACAGTAACAGAAGACGTCTTAAACGAAATACTTCCTGAAGCTTTTGCTGTAGTTAAAGAAACTGCAAAACGCTTTGTAAACAACACACAAATAGAAGTTACCGCTAACGCTTTTGATCGCGAAATTTCTGGTGATAATGATTATGTAACTCTTGATGGAGATAACGCACTTTGGGCAAACTCTTGGGATGCTGCAGGTAAACCTATTACTTGGGACATGATTCACTATGACGTACAGCTCATTGGTGGTATTGCAATGCACCAAGGAAAAATTGCAGAGATGCAGACTGGTGAAGGTAAAACACTTGTAGCAACACTTCCTGTTTACTTAAACGCATTAGCTGGTCGTGGTGTACACTTAGTAACAGTAAATGATTATTTAGCAAAACGTGATAGTGCTTGGATGGCACCATTGTTTCAATTTCATGGGTTAAGTGTAGATTGTATTGATTATCACAGACCAAACTCTGATGAACGTCGCAAAGCTTACAACGCAGACATTACATACGGGACAAACAACGAATTTGGTTTTGATTACCTACGTGATAATATGGCACATTCACCAGATGATTTGGTACAGCGTCCACACCATTATGCAATTGTCGATGAGGTCGATTCTGTATTAATTGATGATGCACGTACTCCATTAATTATTTCTGGACCTATACCAAAAGGAGACGAGCACGAGTTTGATGAACTAAAACCAAAAGTTCAACAAATCGAAGAAGTACAGCGTAAATATTTAGTTGGTGTTTTGGCAGAAGCAAAAAAACTAATTGCTGCTGGAGATACTAAAGAAGGTGGATTCCAATTATTACGTGTTTACAGAGGTATTCCAAAAAATAAGGCATTAATTAAGTTCCTATCTGAAGAAGGTATTAAACAACTCCTTCAAAAAACAGAAAACTTTTATATGCAAGATAACAATAGAGAAATGCCAAAAGTTGATGCAGAACTCTATTATGTTATTGACGAAAAAAATAACCAGGTTGAATTATCTGATAAAGGTGTAGAATTTTTATCTGGTAAAGACGACCCAAATTTCTTTGTGATGCCAGAAATGGGAACCGAGATTGCAAAGATTGAAAATAAAGGCTTATCCTCAGAAGAAGAAGCTGCTGAAAAAGAAGTATTATTCCGTGATTTCTCAGTAAAATCTGAGCGTATACATACTCTAAATCAGTTATTAAAAGCATACGCTCTTTTCGAAAAAGATACGCAGTATGTCGTTATGGACAACAAAGTAATGATTGTCGATGAGCAAACAGGTCGTATCATGGATGGTCGACGTTATTCAGACGGATTACACCAAGCGATTGAAGCTAAGGAAAATGTAAAGATTGAAGATGCTACACAAACATTTGCTACAGTAACACTTCAAAATTACTTCCGTATGTACCGCAAACTATCTGGTATGACTGGTACTGCAGTTACAGAAGCTGGCGAGCTTTGGGAAATCTACAAATTAGATGTTGTAGAGATTCCGACAAACAGACCAATTGCACGTGATGACCGTGAAGATTTAGTTTACAAAACAAAGCGTGAAAAATATAACGCTGTTGTAGACGAAGTAACCAAATTATCACAATCTGGTCGTCCAGTATTAATTGGTACAACATCAGTAGATATTTCTGAATTACTAGGGAAAATATTAGCGCAACGTAAAATCTCACATAACGTTTTAAACGCAAAGCAACATAAACGCGAAGCGGATATTGTTGCAGAAGCAGGAAATGCGGGACAAGTAACGATTGCTACAAACATGGCAGGTCGTGGTACAGATATTAAATTGTCTGATGAGGTTAAAGCTGCTGGTGGTTTGGCTATTGTTGGTACAGAACGTCACGATTCGCGTCGTGTAGACAGACAATTACGTGGTCGTGCTGGTCGTCAAGGAGATCCAGGAAGTTCACAATTCTATGTATCTCTTGAAGATAATTTAATGCGTCTTTTTGGTAGTGAGCGTATTGCTAAAATGATGGATAAAATGGGCCTTAAAGAAGGTGAAGTTATTCAGCATAGTATGATATCCAAATCTATTGAACGTGCACAGAAAAAAGTAGAAGAAAACCAGTTTGGTGTTCGTAAGCGTTTACTAGAGTATGATGATGTCATGAACGCTCAGCGTGAGGTTGTTTACAAACGTCGTCGTCATGCATTAAACGGTGTTAGACTTCGTGTGGACTTAGCCAATATGATTTTTGATACTTCAGAAATTATTACAGAGGCAAATAAAGAAGCCAACGATTATAAGAATTTTGAGTTCGAGTTGATTCGTTATTTCTCAATGCCATCACCAATTTCTGAAGCTGAATTCAATAAAATGGGTGCTCAAGAAATCGCAGGTATCGTTTATAAAGAAGCTTTTGCACATTACAGAGAAAAAATGCAACGTGCAGCAGACTTGGCTTATCCAGTAATCGAAAACGTATATAATACGCAACGTGACAAATACAAGCGTGTCGTTGTACCTTTTACTGATGGTACAAAAACATTGCAAGTTGTCACAGACTTAGAAAAGTCTTATGAAACAAAAGGAAAGCAGCTAATTAACGATTTCGAAAAAAATATTTCTTTAGCCATAGTTGATGATGCATGGAAAACGCATCTTCGTAAAATGGATGAACTTAAGCAGTCTGTACAATTAGCTGTACACGAGCAAAAAGACCCATTACTAATTTATAAGTTTGAAGCTTTCGAATTGTTCAAAGTCATGATTGACCAAGTAAATAAAGATGTCATTTCTTTCTTATTTAAAGGTGAGATTCCTCAAGACACTGCGAACAATCTTCAAGAAGCTAAAGCGCGTAAGCAAGTAAAAACACAAGAGCAAAAAGAAGAAATCCAAAACATGGATGAGCGTGCTGCAGAAAGCCGTTCTGTCGGTGAAGGCGCATCTCGCCGTCAACAACAAGTCGTAGAGACTATTGTACGCGACCAACCAAAAATTGGGCGTAATGACCGTGTCACAATAAAACATGTCATGAGTGGTGAAGCCAAAACTGTAAAGTACAAACAAGCCATACCTTTAATTGATAAAGGCGAATGGGTTTTGGTAGATGACTAA
- a CDS encoding cob(I)yrinic acid a,c-diamide adenosyltransferase: MKIYTKTGDKGTTALFGGTRVPKHHIRIESYGTIDELNSHIGLIRDQAIDPMHKKVLMEIQDRLFTVGAILATDPEKATLKNGKDRLNIPKISEADIKLLEENMDSMNATLPPMTHFVLPGGHQTVSFCHIARTVCRRAERLASHLNDLEPFQPETLMYINRLSDYLFVLARKLSHELQADEVKWIPKKES, encoded by the coding sequence ATGAAAATCTACACTAAAACAGGTGACAAAGGCACCACTGCCCTATTCGGAGGAACTCGTGTTCCTAAACATCATATACGCATAGAAAGCTATGGTACTATTGATGAGCTCAACTCTCACATAGGTTTAATTAGAGACCAAGCTATTGACCCTATGCATAAAAAAGTTTTGATGGAAATCCAAGACCGTTTATTTACGGTTGGCGCTATTTTAGCAACTGACCCAGAGAAAGCCACTTTAAAAAATGGTAAAGACCGCTTAAATATTCCTAAAATTTCAGAAGCAGATATAAAACTTCTAGAAGAAAACATGGATAGTATGAATGCAACTTTACCACCGATGACACATTTTGTTTTACCTGGCGGACATCAAACCGTGTCATTCTGTCACATAGCTAGAACTGTATGTCGTCGTGCAGAGCGTTTAGCGAGTCACCTTAATGATTTAGAACCTTTTCAACCTGAAACATTAATGTATATCAACCGACTATCTGACTATCTATTTGTATTGGCACGAAAGTTGTCTCATGAGTTACAAGCAGATGAAGTAAAATGGATTCCTAAAAAAGAATCTTAA
- a CDS encoding ABC transporter ATP-binding protein, which yields MSDNVIEIRNIIRDFKLGQETVHVLKGIDLDIKRGEYVAIMGPSGSGKSTLMNLLGCLDTPTAGSYLLSGNDVSEMTDDELAEIRNTEIGFVFQTFNLLPRTTALDNVALPMIYAGASKKERVNRASEVLTDVGLDDRMDHKPNQLSGGQRQRVAVGRALVNRPSIILADEPTGNLDSKTGTEIMALFDEIHAKGNTVIMVTHEEDIAAHAKRVIRLRDGIIESDTFN from the coding sequence ATGAGTGACAACGTTATTGAAATCAGAAATATAATCAGAGATTTTAAACTCGGTCAAGAAACCGTACATGTACTTAAAGGTATTGACTTAGACATAAAACGTGGTGAATATGTAGCCATTATGGGACCTTCAGGTTCTGGAAAATCTACTTTAATGAATCTTTTAGGTTGTTTAGATACACCTACAGCTGGTTCATATTTATTAAGTGGTAACGATGTCAGTGAAATGACAGACGATGAATTGGCTGAAATCAGAAATACAGAAATTGGTTTTGTTTTTCAAACCTTTAATCTTTTGCCAAGAACTACAGCCTTGGATAATGTTGCCTTACCTATGATTTATGCAGGTGCTTCAAAAAAAGAGCGTGTTAACAGAGCATCAGAAGTACTTACCGATGTAGGCCTTGACGACCGAATGGACCACAAACCAAATCAACTTTCTGGTGGTCAACGCCAACGTGTTGCTGTTGGACGTGCATTAGTCAATAGACCATCTATTATTCTTGCAGATGAGCCAACAGGAAACCTTGATTCTAAGACTGGTACCGAAATCATGGCACTTTTTGATGAAATCCATGCCAAAGGAAATACGGTAATTATGGTAACACATGAAGAAGATATTGCTGCACACGCAAAACGTGTTATTCGTTTACGTGACGGAATTATAGAAAGCGATACTTTTAATTAG
- a CDS encoding O-methyltransferase, with product MYQIITYIKFLLKSTNQHGVHSPFMYDFVTKCLYDKKKYDTYLDLKAYRNGLLNSEKSLEITDFGAGSKLLDANKRKVSKMVNISSSSFKDTKLLYRISQYFKFKNTLELGTSLGVGTQALALGNPSNQITTIEGCPNTFRFSEGKFKKLHLSNIICINSDFESAINKLEAEHFDCIFFDGHHKKDATLEYFNLLLTKAHNDSVFIFDDIYWSKDMTQAWELIISNSKVTASIDCYNFGFIFFRKEQPKQHFRIRL from the coding sequence ATGTACCAAATAATTACATACATAAAATTCCTTTTAAAATCAACAAACCAACATGGTGTGCATTCTCCTTTTATGTATGATTTTGTAACCAAATGCCTTTACGATAAAAAAAAATACGATACCTATCTTGATTTAAAAGCTTACAGGAACGGGTTATTAAATTCTGAAAAATCTCTTGAAATCACTGATTTTGGAGCTGGCTCAAAACTATTGGATGCCAATAAGCGTAAAGTCTCTAAAATGGTAAACATCTCTAGTAGTAGTTTTAAAGACACTAAATTATTATACAGAATATCTCAATATTTTAAGTTTAAAAACACTTTAGAACTTGGCACATCGTTAGGTGTTGGTACACAAGCTTTAGCTTTAGGAAATCCTAGTAACCAAATCACAACAATTGAAGGATGCCCTAATACATTTCGGTTTTCTGAAGGTAAATTCAAAAAACTACATCTATCAAATATAATATGCATCAATTCAGATTTTGAATCGGCAATTAATAAATTAGAAGCAGAACATTTTGACTGTATATTCTTCGATGGGCATCACAAAAAAGACGCTACTTTAGAGTATTTCAACTTACTTTTAACAAAAGCGCATAACGATTCCGTTTTTATTTTTGACGATATCTATTGGTCCAAGGACATGACGCAAGCGTGGGAATTGATTATTTCAAACTCTAAAGTCACAGCATCAATAGATTGCTATAATTTTGGCTTTATTTTTTTCCGAAAAGAACAACCTAAACAACATTTTAGAATCAGGCTGTAA